In Cryptomeria japonica chromosome 10, Sugi_1.0, whole genome shotgun sequence, a genomic segment contains:
- the LOC131050635 gene encoding polygalacturonase-like has product MHEVGNGGYSDIFQLKDFYSAQDSEGVVTDNIHIRANFSHIISACFLHLVHHNIFSVLKYGAKADGKTDDSTAFLAAWNAACSSTGSPVVYVPKMTFLINPVIFQGPCHSNKITMQVAGKLIASTDNSLWSESSINYWLHFMNVIGLTVEGSGILDGRGASWWTQVNGKKTNQIGPTTLRFTGTVNTIVRKITSVNSKQFHINFDTCNYVEVEGVTIKAPGDSPNTDGIHVGQSSNVQIRNIIVGTGDDCISIGPGSFNVDIEGVTCGPGHGISIGSLGEDNALAAVKNITVKGVSFHDTQNGVRIKTWQGGNGFATDITFQNVKMDNVQNPVIIDQYYSPYGSPTKGDSKVKISNVLYKNITGTSATNAAIAFECSQSVPCEGIKVDHINLSYNDGKTNAQFLCKNAHVTAVDVGAVSPTPCL; this is encoded by the exons TCCCATATTATCTCTGCATGCTTCCTCCACCTGGTGCAT CATAATATATTTAGTGTTCTTAAGTATGGTGCAAAAGCTGACGGAAAAACAGATGATAGCACG GCCTTTCTAGCAGCTTGGAATGCTGCCTGTTCTTCAACTGGGTCACCAGTTGTATATGTCCCAAAGATGACGTTTCTGATCAATCCAGTTATCTTTCAAGGGCCATGTCACAGTAACAAGATTACAATGCAG GTAGCTGGGAAGCTTATTGCTTCAACAGATAATAGCTTGTGGAGTGAAAGCAGCATAAATTATTGGCTGCATTTCATGAATGTGATTGGCTTAACAGTTGAAGGTAGCGGAATTTTAGATGGACGAGGAGCTTCTTGGTGGACACAGGTGAATGGAAAG AAGACAAATCAGATTGGACCCACG ACATTGAGATTTACAGGCACCGTGAATACCATAGTTAGAAAGATCACTTCAGTCAACAGCAAGCAGTTTCATATAAACTTCGATACCTGCAATTATGTTGAGGTTGAAGGTGTGACTATTAAGGCTCCGGGTGACAGTCCTAATACTGATGGAATTCATGTGGGACAGTCTTCCAATGTTCAAATTAGAAACATCATTGTAGGAACAG GAGACGACTGTATTTCTATTGGACCAGGATCCTTCAATGTTGATATTGAAGGAGTTACATGTGGGCCAGGGCATGGAATCAG TATTGGAAGTCTTGGTGAAGATAACGCCCTTGCTGCTGTAAAGAACATAACAGTAAAAGGAGTTTCTTTTCATGATACACAGAATGGAGTAAGGATCAAAACTTGGCAGGGAGGGAATGGTTTTGCAACTGATATAACAttccaaaatgtgaaaatggatAACGTACAAAACCCCGTTATAATTGACCAATATTATTCTCCATATGGAAGTCCTACAAAG GGTGATTCTAAGGTGAAGATCAGTAATGTCCTATACAAGAATATAACTGGAACATCGGCTACAAATGCTGCAATTGCTTTTGAATGCAGCCAAAGTGTGCCTTGTGAAGGAATCAAAGTAGACCATATAAACTTGAGCTATAACGATGGAAAAACAAATGCTCAATTTCTGTGTAAGAATGCACACGTGACTGCAGTTGATGTTGGGGCTGTAAGCCCAACCCCCTGCCTCTAA